A single genomic interval of Koleobacter methoxysyntrophicus harbors:
- a CDS encoding tripartite tricarboxylate transporter permease, whose protein sequence is MDLLDAFLIVIQPGNFILLAVGVIAGIIVGAIPGLTATLAISLLLPFTFGIEAVPALVMLMGIYCGGIYGGSITAVLIRAPGTPGAAATAIEGYPLTLKGQGGKAVGMATVASFIGGMFSAGVMIWLSPIISKFALEFDAPEYFSLALFGLTIIFSVSGKSLLKGMISGVIGLLLATVGLDHIIPYPRFTFGIFELIIGFPLLPAVIGLFAVSEVFRMLEKDEETGKITAKIGPIIPNLRELKDCAYTFLKSSIIGTFVGALPGAGANIASFVSYSEAKRTSKHPEKFGTGVLEGVAACEAANNAVTGGALIPMLTLGIPGDAVTAVLLGALTIQGLAPGPLLFRDHMDVVSPIFAAILVANTVMLIAGLSGARIFARIATIKRSILLPAIAIFSLIGAFATESSIFHMGIALGFGIMGYFLERYEFPLAPIALAIILGPLAETSFRTSLLKSDGNLSIFFTRPISLVLILLAVASVAYTLYRQLSALKEQISE, encoded by the coding sequence ATGGACCTATTAGATGCTTTTTTAATCGTTATACAGCCCGGCAATTTTATACTCTTAGCCGTTGGTGTTATTGCAGGCATAATTGTGGGAGCCATTCCCGGCCTTACCGCTACCCTTGCCATATCCCTCTTGCTTCCATTTACCTTTGGCATTGAAGCGGTGCCGGCCCTGGTAATGCTGATGGGCATATACTGCGGCGGCATATATGGGGGCTCAATAACTGCGGTATTAATTAGGGCACCCGGTACACCAGGGGCAGCAGCTACGGCCATTGAAGGGTATCCGTTAACCCTGAAAGGCCAGGGTGGGAAGGCAGTGGGTATGGCCACAGTGGCATCCTTTATAGGCGGAATGTTCAGCGCTGGAGTGATGATCTGGCTTTCACCCATTATTTCTAAATTTGCTTTAGAGTTCGATGCGCCCGAATACTTTTCCCTAGCTCTATTCGGCCTTACGATAATCTTTTCCGTATCAGGGAAATCCCTTTTAAAGGGGATGATTTCAGGGGTAATAGGTCTTTTGTTAGCTACGGTAGGGTTGGACCATATAATCCCGTATCCTAGATTTACGTTCGGCATATTTGAGCTGATTATAGGATTTCCTCTCTTACCTGCTGTGATAGGATTGTTTGCCGTCTCAGAGGTATTCAGGATGCTTGAAAAGGATGAAGAAACGGGAAAGATAACTGCTAAAATCGGCCCCATTATTCCTAACTTAAGGGAGCTTAAAGATTGCGCCTATACTTTCTTGAAATCAAGTATAATAGGAACCTTCGTCGGTGCATTACCGGGAGCAGGGGCAAATATCGCATCCTTTGTGTCATACAGCGAAGCTAAGAGAACATCCAAGCACCCCGAAAAATTCGGAACAGGTGTTTTGGAAGGGGTTGCAGCGTGTGAGGCTGCAAACAATGCTGTAACAGGAGGTGCCCTGATCCCTATGCTGACCCTTGGAATCCCCGGTGACGCAGTTACCGCTGTGCTTCTGGGAGCCCTTACTATTCAGGGTTTAGCACCCGGGCCTTTGCTGTTCAGAGACCATATGGATGTCGTATCTCCTATATTTGCGGCGATTCTTGTAGCAAATACCGTGATGTTAATTGCGGGCCTGTCAGGGGCAAGGATATTTGCCAGAATCGCTACAATTAAAAGGTCGATCCTGCTCCCGGCCATAGCTATTTTTTCCTTAATTGGAGCCTTTGCTACTGAATCCTCTATATTCCATATGGGGATAGCTCTGGGGTTCGGTATCATGGGGTATTTCCTCGAGAGGTATGAGTTCCCCCTTGCCCCCATAGCACTGGCTATAATTCTTGGGCCGCTGGCAGAAACCTCTTTCAGGACTTCGCTCCTTAAATCCGATGGGAACCTGAGCATATTCTTTACCAGGCCGATAAGCCTGGTACTGATACTCCTTGCCGTGGCATCGGTTGCATATACTCTATACAGGCAGCTGTCGGCTTTAAAAGAACAGATTTCTGAATAG